In Methanofastidiosum sp., the DNA window TGCGCTCTGGCACAATCTTTTGAATCTAAATGCAGGTTAATATGTCCCACAGCCTAACTTTTCAATAACCTTAAATACTTTTTATCTATCTCATTTTTATGGAATTTAACATTCTCATCTGCGGAGTAGGAGGGCAGGGAACTATTCTCGCTTCATACGTTCTTGGAAATGCAGCATTAAAAGACGGGCATAAGGTAAGATTGGGTGAGATTCACGGCATGGCCCAAAGGGGAGGTTCTGTTGTTTCTCATGTAAGGATGGGTGATGAGGTCTATGGCTCTGTTATCCCCCAAGAGAAAGCAGATATTATAATCGCATTTGAACCACTCGAAGCCTTAAGAAATATATCTTATCTAAAAAAAGGAGGAAAGACTATACTAAATACCGAGAGAATAAATCCAATCTCTGTATCACTTGGGGAATGTGATTACCCCCCAATAGATGAGATATTGTTTAATCTTTCTGAAAAAGGTAAAGTATATCATTTTAATGCAACTGAAATTGCAAAAGGCCTAGGTAATCAGGTCACAATGAACATGGTAATGATGGGAGCCCTCTCCCTTCTTGAAACTCCAATAAAAAATGAGACGCTTTTAGAAACAATAGTATATGTGCTATCCAAAAAAGCAGAGATAAACATGAAAGCTTTTGAGGCAGGAAGAAAAAAGATGGAGAATCTGCTGTAATTTAGATTTCTGCTATTACGGTCTCTCCCGCCTTTACATTGTCCCCAATTTTTATTGTTGTTGAAGATTCAGAAGGATACATAACGACTACTTGCGACCCTAGTTTTATTATACCTATTCTATCTCCCCTTTCTAAAATTTGGCCCTCATCCACATAACATTCAATTCTTCGTGCAACTGTTCCGGCAATCTGAACTGTAACTGTCCTTATATCTCCATCAATTACGACTATATTTCTCTCATTCTCTACAAGGACATTTCCAAAAGCAGGAAGATGACCCCCTTCAATGTAAATAATATCTATCACCTGGCCAGATATGGGTGTCCTGTTTACATGAACATCAAAAAGCCCCATAAAAATGGAGACCATTGTAAAATTTCCTTCAATAATGCCTTTTAGTTCTGGCAAGTAAATCATTTCTCCATTTTTTATTGTAAAAGGGATTTCACCGTCTTGCACAGTATCTATAGATATTACTTTTCCATCAGCAGGAGAAACAATAATATTTTTATCTATAGGGATAGATCTTTGTGGGTCCCTGTAAAAATTAATGCTAATAACAACAAGCCCTATAATAATTAGGCTTAGAAAAATAGCTACGTTTCTCTTAAATTTGGACACCACAAATGTTAAAAACATAGGTATTTATTTAAAATTAATCGTGATTGGTGTTCAACTAACGAAAACTATTATAAGCTATAGATAGTGAATATTGTTTATTAGACCTAGAGGTGGTCCCATAGTATTTATAGAAAAAGTCACAATGAAAGGATTCAAATCCTATGGTAATAAAACTCTGACACTTCCCATTTCTAAAGGGTTCACTTGCATTGTTGGGCCAAATGGAAGCGGAAAGTCAAACATAACAGATGCAATATGTTTTGTTGTCGGTAGGATATCTGCAAAATCAATGAGGGGCGAGAGACTCTCTGACCTTATATTTAACGGAACAGAAGATGAAAAGAAAGCCGAAGAGGCAATTGTTTCAATTACTTTTAACAATGAAGACGGCGGACTTCCAATTGATGAGAAAAAAGTTACCATCTCCAGAGCAGTAAATCTCAAGGGAGAAGGAGAATATAGAGTTAACGGAAAAAGAGCTACTAGGTCTTATGTTTTAGATATCTTTTCTTATGTAGGTGTAAGGCCGGATGGGCATAATATTGTAATGCAGGGAGATATTGCACACTTTATTAATATGAACCCTGTTGAGAGAAGGGGCATCATAGAAGAAATTTCTGGTATTGCAGAATTTGACGATAAAAAAGACAAAGGGCTAAGAGAACTTGAAAAAGCACAAGAAAATATAACAAGAGTTGAGCTTGTAATCTCTGAAGTTAAAAATCGTCTTGATAGGTTGCTCCGTGACAAAAAGGACGCTGAGCGATACCAGGAGATTGATAAAGAAATAAAAAATAAATGGGCTATTTACTATCACAGCAAATTAAAGGAGTTAGAAGATACAAAAATAAAACTTGAGACAAATATCGAAAAAGGCCAGAAAGATATTGAAGAATTACGGATTTTAGTTTCTAAAATTGTTCAAGACATATCTAATAAAGAAAAAGAGCTATTAGAACTTGATGACGAATACAATCGCAAAATGGAAATGGACAGTATCAACATAACAAGGGAAATTGAAAAAATTAAAGGAAATATTTCCTCAATTAATCAATCAATCGAATATGAAAAAAAGGAACTTTCCTCAGTAAAGAAAGAGATTGACGAACTAAAGAAAGAGATCTCTGACAATGAACAAAAAATCAAGGAACTATTAGAAAATAAATCTAAACTAGAAAAAGAAAGCGCTGAAGTTGAATCAACTATTAGGAGCAAGGAAGCTGAATATAGAAAACTCCTTGATTCGCTCTCTGGTAAAGACGGGATGTTTTTAAAGATTAAAGAGAGTTTACTTGAAGTTGATAGAAAACTAGAAAAGAATAGAAAAGACTATCTTGCACTAAACAAAGAACTTGATTCCTATAATGCATCTGTTTCCCTTCTAGATCAAGACACCAAACGAATCACAGCAGATATCAAAAAGATAGATGATAAATTATCGGATATTGAAAAAAAATTAAAAGAAAAAGAATCAAAATCTTCAGTTTACGACTCCAATCTAAAAAATAACAGTAATGAACTTACCACCCTAAATCAAAGATATCAAGGTCTAAAAAGTGAGTTAGTGAAGGTGGAGTCTGATTCAAAACAGGCTTTATCTCAATTTGAACATTTAAAAGCCAGAATAAACGTAAAGAAAGAGGCTCAAAACGATATCACCGGTGGACAAAAAGCGATTGCAGAGATTTTAAAAGCGAAAAAGGATAAATTAATTCCAGGAATTTATGGAACTATTTCAGAGCTTGGAACTACAAAAGAGGAATACAGTCTTGCACTTGAAGTTGCAGCAGGATCAAGGCTTACAAATATTGTTGTTGAGGATGATAATGTTGCAAGGGAATGCGTCAAATTCCTTAAGAATCTAAAAGCTGGCCGTGCAACATTCTTACCCTTAAATAAACTTGTTACTCCAAGAATAGCAAATGCTCCAAAGACAAAAGGGGTAGTGGGGCTTGCAATTGAATTAGTATCTTTTGATGAAAAATTTAGAAAAGCGTTTGAGTATATATTTGGAAGAACTTACATAATCGAAAATATTGATGTTTCTAAAACAATTGACAATACAAGACTTGTAACACTTGATGGTGATCTGGTAGAATCATCAGGGGCTATAACTGGTGGTTATTATACTCGAAAGAAATTTTCTGTTTCTTTTAACATTGAAGAAGATAACTTTTCCTTAAAAGATTTGGAGAAGAAGTTATCCGAATATGATTCAAGAAAACAATCTCTCAAAACAGAAATAGAAAAACTGGAAGAAACCTTGAAAAATCTCAGTATAAATAAAGCAGAGTCAACTTCTGAACTTGCTACAACTAATAGAGAAAAAGAAGAACTCTTAAAAGAGAAAAATTCCTTACAAAAGGAAAGATTATCATTTGAAAAAAATATTGAGGACCTGACAAAAAAACTTGAAAAACAAAAGAGTCTGTCTTCTGATACAAAAATTAAAATTGATCCCATCTTAAAAGAAATAGAAAAACTTGAGGGGGAGAAGGCAAACGTTGAGAAAGGCATAGAGGATTCTAGTACCGGCGAAATGGGCGAGGCTCTTGAGATCGACCTTACAGATCTTCGAAAGAAAAATTCTGAGATGGCCTCACAGATATCATCAATTAATTCAACTCTTGAATACCTTAAACAATCCAATATTAAATCTTCTGAAAAAATCGATTTAAGAAAGCCTCAAGAAGAAGTGGCTTTGAAAAAAATATCTGAGTTAGATAACAACCTAAAGGAAATTAATGAAATCCTGAAAGAAAAAGAAAAAGAAGATTCTGTAATAAAAAAAGAATTATCCTCATTTAATCAAAAAAAGAGGAGTCTTTCAACTGATACTTCTGATTTGAGAATCAAGAAAGATAACAAAATTGAGAAAATATCAAAATTAGAATCGGATCTCAATTTATGGGCTTCTGAAAAAAAGACTATACTGGAAGATATAGTCGAATTTTCCAGACACGCTTCAGACTATGAAGCACCTCAAGAATTTTCCAAACATCCAGACAAACTTAAAATTGAGATTGAGTCATTGGAAAAGGAAAGAGAGAAATTAATGCCAATTAACATGAGGGCAATTATAGAGTATGAGGAAGAAGAAGGTAGATACAATACCTTAAAACTTAGAAGAGACACTCTCATAGAAGAAAAGAATGCAATTCTAAACTTTATAGCCGAAGTTGAGAAAGAAAAATCTGAAGTTTTCCTCAAAACATTTAATGAAATTGCTTCCAACTTCTCAGATATATTCTCAGATATATCTCCAGAGGGAACAGCACAACTCCTTCTTGAAACAGAAGACAATCCCTTTGAAGGCGGGATAATAATAGATGCTAAACCTTTGGGTAAAAATGTTAAGGCCGCTGTATCATTAAGCGGTGGAGAAAAAGCTATTACTGCACTGTCCTTAATATTTGCTATCCAACGTCACAAGCCATCCCCTTTCTATATACTTGATGAAGTAGACGCAAATCTTGATGATGCAAATGTAGAGAGAACTGCTGAAATGATAAAGAGGCAAGCTGAAAAGACACAGTTTATTGTGATTACCTTAAGGGAAGGGATGATGTCCAGAGCAGAAAGATTGTTTGGAGTTTCAATGTACAAGAAAGGACTCTCAGCAATGGTCTCACTTGAAGTCGAGAAAGTAGTTAAACAGGCGGAGGCATTAGCCTGATCCAAGAAGATGTCCTGATACCAGAGATAGGCCCAATAGACGTTCTCATGGATCTTGTCCTGTCAAGGGAAATAGATCCGTGGGACATAGATATAATAGATCTTACAAATAAATTTTTGGACAGAATTAGAAAATTAAAAAATCTTGATCTAAGGGTATCAGGCAAAACAATACTTACAGCCTCCATTCTTTTGCGAATGAAAAGTGAACAATTGATGAGGGAAGATGAAAAGAAAGAAGAAGACGACGAATTTTTTGACTTTTGGGAAGATATTGAAAATGCTGAATTTGAAATTGACGATATTAAACCACCTTTAAGAAGAAGAAATGTTGGCAAGATGACACTCCCAGAGCTTTTCGAAGCCCTAATCGATGCTTTGGAAGAAGGAGAAAAACCAAAGAAAAAGATCATTGCTAAACTGGGCCCTCAGATTTATCAGATTGATGAAATCAAGGCCGATATAAGAAAACAGGTAGAAAAGTTATACCAGCACCTATTGGAGCTAAAAGGCATAAATGATCTTATCTATTTTAGAGATTTACTTGAGGAGAAAACAACAAGAGAAATAGCAAGAATATTTCTGTATATATTGTTCCTTTACAGTGATAAAAAGATAGATGTCACCCAAGAAGAGATGTTCGGCGAGATATTCATCAAAGTTCTGTAATCTTTTCAATGAATCCCATTTTGTATAGCTTGTAAAAGGTAGGAATATCAAAAAGTTTTGGAATTTCTTTTTCGGTCACCCTGCCTTTTGTATGCATTAATAAAAACACATTGATTTCTTTTTCTGAAAATCCTGCAATCTCTTTCAAATAAGCAATATCGTGAGATTTTGCTTCCTCTGAAAGAACAAAAGAAGTCTTCATAAGTTTTTTTCTCGAGAGTCCACCTTTTGGCAATATTGATAGGATGAAAAGAAGGACAGTAATAACTGAAGTCCCTTGTAATATAGGCTCTATGGTGTTTAAAACACCTTCTCGGGTAACTTCTACATTCATTGTATATATCTCAATATTTACTGAAGCATTTGTTGATAGTAAAGGGTCAGTTTCAAATATTAAGTAATATGTTTTTGTTTCCTTCGGGACATAAGGGAAGTTAAGTTTATCAGTCTGATAGAAATACTCCAAAGGTTTTAGATCATCGGGCTCTTTTTGCCAGACTAAAAAACCCTCTAGATCAGTCAATGAAATATTAATTCTGCCAGTAGAAGAAAATACTATTTGATGTATTTTCCTCCCTTCTAATGGCAGAGCTATATACTTAGGGTTATCTCTGGACACAGAAAAGTTCTCACTTAATTCTATCTGTTTGATATTTTGCTTAACTGCCTTTTCCTGTCCAGAGTAGTAAATATATATCAGGGGTAACTCTATAAAAAAGAATACAAAAAGAAATATTATTAAATATTTATATCTCATATAATACACCCCAAAGCATTTCAGAGCTCATAAGCCTCATCATCTTTTTTCAGATTAGCTTTCTCATCACGCTTGTTAAACTACTATTTGAAATATATAAACTTTTGTTCAAAAATTAGTTCTGACGTTTGTTATCAATTTTCCTTTCATGAACAAGTTCAAGAATATCTTCGACATCCTTTGAAGATTTAATCTCTTTTTGGGTAAGTATGGGAACACCTTTAATATTTTCCTTTACTTTCTTTGCATTTACTACGAACATTGCGTCTTTTTCTGTAATATCGGAGATACTTGCCACAATCTCTGCCTTCTTTTCAAAGATGTATGTTTTAGTATTGGATATTCCTGTGATTAAAATCTCCCTCTCCTTCAAAAGAGCATTAAAAGGGGTTCTCTTTGTAGGAAAGACTTTAAATCCTTTGTCACTAAGATCCCCCAAAACAGTTTTTTCAAGATCAGACCTTGCAGCGTCAACAGGCTTTTCTTGAATAGTGTTAATTTCTTTTTTGTCACTAGTTTTAATTATGTATATCGGTTTAGTTATGCCTATATCCAGCTCTTTTTCTATCTTCAGAACAGAATCAATACTTATTCTTTTGTCTACGTTTTCAAACTCATAGACAGAACTTTTTGAAACCCCTATAAGTTCAGCTAGGTGGCTTATAGACATCCCTCTTTTCTCTCTTTCTTCCTTAATTAGACTTCCGTCGACCTCTACAAAAAATCCCCCTCTATCGGCATATATCAAGGGGGGATTGCCTTCTATGAAAAGGTCTTCTAGAGTTTCAAGTGAGATACAGTTTGTCCCGTGTCTTGAATAGACAGTACCGTTTTCAATTAAGCCTAATTTTGTCTTTGCCCCAATTACAAGTGGTGTTGCTTTCAAAGCTTTTGAGAGAATTTTAAGATCCCATGCATGCTCATCAGAAAACGTATCAAGGTTTACTAAGGCCTTTATTATAAGAACTATAAGATTTCTTCTTGCAACAATGTCAAAAGAGCATTGAACCCTAGAAAGGGCTACCTCGAAACCGCCTTTTTTCAATGTTTCAACAATATTATCTAGAAGTTCTTGCTTTTCCATCGTAATAATGGTATAAGAAAGGTTATATAAATATATACCCTCCTTTTTTTCGTGATAATCGGTCTTGATGATACAGATTCAGTTGAAGGAATGTGTACAACTTACATTGGAACACTTATTGTAGAGGCTATAAGAGACCTTGATATAAATATTATCAGGGAACCTCCAAAATTATTGCGTTTGAACCCAAACAATCCCTATAAAACAAGGGGGAACGGAGCTGTTTCAATCATTATAACTGATACTTCTGACCCAAAGATTCTTGAAAAAATAAAATCTGTTTCCTTTGACATCGTATCTAAGTATTCGGAATCTGGAGAAAATACAAATCCAGCAATTGTTTTTCTTGAAGATAACTCAATTACTCCAGAGATCCAATTGTTTGCCAAAAGGGCCCTTCATGAGATGCTTTCAATAGATGAGGCTATTTCATTATTAAACAAAATTGGAGCTGATTATAATTTTATTGGGAATGGTAGGGGGCTCATAGGAGCGCTTGCATCATGTGCATTGCAATTGGAAGATTTCACCTATGAACTGATAGTATATAGAAGCCACAATAAAAGAGGTAAAAAATTTGTCAGTGAACATGGTGCAATGGAGATAGAAAAGAAATATTCCCCTAAAATATTCTCAAGCTATGATTTTGAAAATCAGAGAATGGTTATTTCACCGCATTCGGACTGCCCCATATTATACGGCTTAAGAGGCGAATCTCCAGAACTTCTATTGGAAGCTGCAAAAATGATAGAATCAGAAATGCCTTTCAAACAAAATCTCTTTGTAACTAATCAGGGTACAGATATGCACCTTGAAGAAAAGAATATTGAAGAAGTCCTTCCATATTCATCTGTCATAGTTAATGGAACTGTTTCTAAGAATCCTTATACTGTTCCAGGGGGTCATGTCTTTTTTGAAATATCAAATAGTAAAAAAATTCTATGCGCAGCTTATGAGCCTACCAAAGGATTTAGAAACATAGTAAGAAATCTTTCCAAGGGAGATGAAATAGTGGCTTATGGTGGTGTCTTAGAAACAGAGCACGGGCTTACAATTAATCTTGAAAAGATTGAGATAACAAAGTTAGCAGAATTCTATAAAACAGAAAAACCTATATGTCCTGTATGCAGTAATCAGATGAAGTCAATTGGTAAAGAAAAAGGTTACCGCTGCAAGAAGTGCCATACAAAAAACAGAGAAGTTTCAATTGTTCCAATTCCTAGGGGAATTCAAATTGGGATATATGAGGTTCCAATGTGTGCCAAACGTCACCTATCAAAACCCCTTCTACGCTATGGCAGAG includes these proteins:
- the iorB gene encoding indolepyruvate ferredoxin oxidoreductase subunit beta, with the translated sequence MEFNILICGVGGQGTILASYVLGNAALKDGHKVRLGEIHGMAQRGGSVVSHVRMGDEVYGSVIPQEKADIIIAFEPLEALRNISYLKKGGKTILNTERINPISVSLGECDYPPIDEILFNLSEKGKVYHFNATEIAKGLGNQVTMNMVMMGALSLLETPIKNETLLETIVYVLSKKAEINMKAFEAGRKKMENLL
- a CDS encoding phosphatidylserine decarboxylase, which encodes MVSKFKRNVAIFLSLIIIGLVVISINFYRDPQRSIPIDKNIIVSPADGKVISIDTVQDGEIPFTIKNGEMIYLPELKGIIEGNFTMVSIFMGLFDVHVNRTPISGQVIDIIYIEGGHLPAFGNVLVENERNIVVIDGDIRTVTVQIAGTVARRIECYVDEGQILERGDRIGIIKLGSQVVVMYPSESSTTIKIGDNVKAGETVIAEI
- the smc gene encoding chromosome segregation protein SMC — its product is MFIRPRGGPIVFIEKVTMKGFKSYGNKTLTLPISKGFTCIVGPNGSGKSNITDAICFVVGRISAKSMRGERLSDLIFNGTEDEKKAEEAIVSITFNNEDGGLPIDEKKVTISRAVNLKGEGEYRVNGKRATRSYVLDIFSYVGVRPDGHNIVMQGDIAHFINMNPVERRGIIEEISGIAEFDDKKDKGLRELEKAQENITRVELVISEVKNRLDRLLRDKKDAERYQEIDKEIKNKWAIYYHSKLKELEDTKIKLETNIEKGQKDIEELRILVSKIVQDISNKEKELLELDDEYNRKMEMDSINITREIEKIKGNISSINQSIEYEKKELSSVKKEIDELKKEISDNEQKIKELLENKSKLEKESAEVESTIRSKEAEYRKLLDSLSGKDGMFLKIKESLLEVDRKLEKNRKDYLALNKELDSYNASVSLLDQDTKRITADIKKIDDKLSDIEKKLKEKESKSSVYDSNLKNNSNELTTLNQRYQGLKSELVKVESDSKQALSQFEHLKARINVKKEAQNDITGGQKAIAEILKAKKDKLIPGIYGTISELGTTKEEYSLALEVAAGSRLTNIVVEDDNVARECVKFLKNLKAGRATFLPLNKLVTPRIANAPKTKGVVGLAIELVSFDEKFRKAFEYIFGRTYIIENIDVSKTIDNTRLVTLDGDLVESSGAITGGYYTRKKFSVSFNIEEDNFSLKDLEKKLSEYDSRKQSLKTEIEKLEETLKNLSINKAESTSELATTNREKEELLKEKNSLQKERLSFEKNIEDLTKKLEKQKSLSSDTKIKIDPILKEIEKLEGEKANVEKGIEDSSTGEMGEALEIDLTDLRKKNSEMASQISSINSTLEYLKQSNIKSSEKIDLRKPQEEVALKKISELDNNLKEINEILKEKEKEDSVIKKELSSFNQKKRSLSTDTSDLRIKKDNKIEKISKLESDLNLWASEKKTILEDIVEFSRHASDYEAPQEFSKHPDKLKIEIESLEKEREKLMPINMRAIIEYEEEEGRYNTLKLRRDTLIEEKNAILNFIAEVEKEKSEVFLKTFNEIASNFSDIFSDISPEGTAQLLLETEDNPFEGGIIIDAKPLGKNVKAAVSLSGGEKAITALSLIFAIQRHKPSPFYILDEVDANLDDANVERTAEMIKRQAEKTQFIVITLREGMMSRAERLFGVSMYKKGLSAMVSLEVEKVVKQAEALA
- a CDS encoding segregation/condensation protein A, producing MDLVLSREIDPWDIDIIDLTNKFLDRIRKLKNLDLRVSGKTILTASILLRMKSEQLMREDEKKEEDDEFFDFWEDIENAEFEIDDIKPPLRRRNVGKMTLPELFEALIDALEEGEKPKKKIIAKLGPQIYQIDEIKADIRKQVEKLYQHLLELKGINDLIYFRDLLEEKTTREIARIFLYILFLYSDKKIDVTQEEMFGEIFIKVL
- a CDS encoding transcriptional regulator; the protein is MEKQELLDNIVETLKKGGFEVALSRVQCSFDIVARRNLIVLIIKALVNLDTFSDEHAWDLKILSKALKATPLVIGAKTKLGLIENGTVYSRHGTNCISLETLEDLFIEGNPPLIYADRGGFFVEVDGSLIKEEREKRGMSISHLAELIGVSKSSVYEFENVDKRISIDSVLKIEKELDIGITKPIYIIKTSDKKEINTIQEKPVDAARSDLEKTVLGDLSDKGFKVFPTKRTPFNALLKEREILITGISNTKTYIFEKKAEIVASISDITEKDAMFVVNAKKVKENIKGVPILTQKEIKSSKDVEDILELVHERKIDNKRQN
- a CDS encoding tRNA(Ile)(2)-agmatinylcytidine synthase, with protein sequence MIIGLDDTDSVEGMCTTYIGTLIVEAIRDLDINIIREPPKLLRLNPNNPYKTRGNGAVSIIITDTSDPKILEKIKSVSFDIVSKYSESGENTNPAIVFLEDNSITPEIQLFAKRALHEMLSIDEAISLLNKIGADYNFIGNGRGLIGALASCALQLEDFTYELIVYRSHNKRGKKFVSEHGAMEIEKKYSPKIFSSYDFENQRMVISPHSDCPILYGLRGESPELLLEAAKMIESEMPFKQNLFVTNQGTDMHLEEKNIEEVLPYSSVIVNGTVSKNPYTVPGGHVFFEISNSKKILCAAYEPTKGFRNIVRNLSKGDEIVAYGGVLETEHGLTINLEKIEITKLAEFYKTEKPICPVCSNQMKSIGKEKGYRCKKCHTKNREVSIVPIPRGIQIGIYEVPMCAKRHLSKPLLRYGREKKFEKERFKFDYTKFDMKFEGI